The proteins below are encoded in one region of Bacillus alveayuensis:
- a CDS encoding phosphopentomutase (product_source=KO:K01839; cath_funfam=3.40.720.10; cog=COG1015; ko=KO:K01839; pfam=PF01676; superfamily=53649; tigrfam=TIGR01696): MKNYTYDRIFLIVMDSVGIGEAPDAEKFHDKGADTLGHIAEKMNGLNMPNMSKLGLSNIREIKGIPVQEKPLAYYTKMQEASNGKDTMTGHWEIMGLHIEKPFKVFPEGFPKELIDQLEEKTGRKIIGNKPASGTAIIEELGKEHMETGALIVYTSADSVLQIAAHEEVVPLEELYNICKIARELTLDEKYMVGRVIARPFIGEPGNFTRTPNRHDYALKPFERTVMNELKDAGFDVIALGKISDIYDGEGITESIRTTSNMDGMDKFIKTLDQPFTGLSFINLVDFDAKYGHRRDPIGYGKALEEFDARLPEVLEKLRDNDLLIITADHGNDPVHHGTDHTREYVPLLVYNKKMEEGRELPLRKTFADIGATIAENFNVPMPKHGTSFLSYLK, encoded by the coding sequence ATGAAAAATTATACATACGATCGCATCTTTTTAATTGTGATGGATTCAGTCGGGATCGGGGAAGCACCTGATGCAGAAAAATTTCATGATAAAGGTGCTGACACGTTAGGACATATAGCAGAAAAAATGAACGGCTTAAACATGCCGAATATGAGCAAGCTAGGATTAAGTAACATCCGAGAAATTAAAGGAATTCCAGTTCAAGAAAAACCGCTTGCGTACTATACGAAAATGCAAGAGGCTTCTAATGGTAAAGATACGATGACTGGCCATTGGGAAATCATGGGTCTTCATATCGAAAAGCCATTTAAAGTGTTCCCTGAAGGATTTCCAAAAGAACTGATTGATCAACTAGAGGAAAAAACAGGTCGTAAAATTATTGGAAACAAGCCTGCATCTGGAACAGCTATTATTGAAGAATTAGGAAAAGAGCATATGGAAACAGGGGCGCTTATTGTTTATACATCGGCAGACTCTGTTTTACAAATTGCCGCACATGAAGAAGTCGTTCCGCTCGAAGAATTATACAACATTTGTAAAATCGCACGGGAGTTAACGCTTGATGAGAAATATATGGTTGGCCGTGTCATTGCCCGCCCATTCATAGGTGAACCAGGAAACTTTACGAGAACACCTAATCGTCATGATTATGCGTTAAAGCCATTTGAAAGAACGGTCATGAATGAACTGAAAGATGCTGGCTTCGATGTGATTGCACTAGGTAAAATTTCTGACATTTATGACGGAGAAGGCATTACCGAATCGATTCGAACAACATCAAACATGGACGGAATGGATAAGTTTATCAAAACCTTAGATCAACCATTTACAGGTCTTTCCTTCATCAACTTAGTCGATTTCGATGCGAAATATGGTCATCGCCGTGATCCGATTGGCTACGGAAAAGCGCTAGAAGAGTTTGATGCACGTCTGCCAGAAGTATTGGAAAAGCTTCGCGACAATGATTTACTTATTATTACAGCAGATCACGGAAACGATCCAGTTCATCACGGAACCGATCATACGAGAGAATATGTCCCATTACTTGTTTACAACAAGAAAATGGAAGAAGGAAGAGAGCTTCCGCTGCGCAAAACTTTTGCAGATATAGGAGCAACCATTGCTGAAAACTTTAACGTCCCAATGCCAAAACACGGAACGAGCTTTTTAAGTTATTTGAAATAA